TACCCAACAACAAATCAACAAGGCCGTCGACTTGGCGGCTTACCTTGTTGATCATCCTGACAAGGCCCTCGGCTTTCTGGTGCATGAGACGCAAGGGTTGCGCCGTCGGATTCAGTCCCAGGCATCGCTTCTGAGGAATTCTCAAGTCGACATGCGCTCGGACAAGCTCCAAAAGATGCGTCTCATGTCCACCGCATTGCTTATTATGCATCTCCTCCTCCTCGTGACTACAAGGACGACCAAATTCCTTGGCCTCTTCGTTCTCACTATTCCGGCTGGAAGTCTACGTGGGGAAGTCCACCGCCAGCTCATGGCACATTTTATGACACAAGTAAGATAAGAATGCTTTTTTCAACAACAGATTAGATTATCAACTGTTCTTTAATACCAAACATCAACATCTAGAGGGTATAGACTGGCCTACCGCTCCCGCGGCGCGCCCCGCGCGTGCCTCGGGAGATCCcgatcggccgccgccgccgtcgcctccccagcatcgccttcccctcgccgccgccggagtgcGCCCGCCGGGCGAAGCctgcgcggcgcgggcggcggcggggcattCCCTCCTTCCTCTGGTcctcgtggcggcggcggggcattCCCTCCTTCCTCTGGTcctcgtggcggcggcgcgggccgtcAGATCGGGGACAAGGGGCGCCTCGTCCGGCTGGTCTCCCGGAGGCGGGGACGGCTGGATCCGGCGGCGACTGGGCTAGGAGGAGGTGGCGCGGTGTGGCGGTGCTGGTGGCAGGGTTTCGGTCGAGGTCGTCTTCGATCTAGATCGGGATCTCCATCGGGGGCGTCGCACGGCGGTGGGATCGGATCGGCGGCAACATCACCGGTTCGGCGGAGGGCTCCGTTCCAGCCAACCGCGAGATCGGGACGCCGTGGCTTCCGGTGAAAATAGCGTCTGActgcggtcatggcggacgatggcggcgtctcggacgtcattcccttctcgaggcatcgtcgttgcaggtcacgtcaacctgatcggaaggttccgggggaaaccctagatctggatttACCGGATTGGACGATGGCGACGTTTTGATGTCGTTTTCCCTCCTGGGGGCATTGTTTTGGAGCAAGTgttggctggaggggacaagaggaggatcggcgtggcatctggcacgtcgacaacggcgggtctcagcggcatggagcagcgggggtctcgccggtgggcgtgtgTGATGATGGACGAGTGCAGGATGGTGGCGCTGTCTGGCGTCGATGGCAAAGAgacctggcacggttcatgcaacagtacaactctgaagatggattgatggcatgtggctgcggcggcctcatacccggcgggcgtcctggttgaggagtgcgccggactggtaggtgccccatacccggcaggcgtcctggttgggacctcaagtcttagatgtttaggtttggctgcgatgtctgtttggtattaggcccagactatctgcgtCCCTTCATCAGTTGGATTGGTGTAGCGACAGCTGTTGCTTAGACGGTGCCTTTAGTATTTctgttgtatggctttgtaagATTTTGTGAGAATAAtgataaagtggccgtatgcatcgcccagatgcagaggccgggggtcatcctccttttctaaaaaaaaatgacGACTCAGTTtcccaaaaatatttccttttcTTGGTGCTGGTTTAGTACAACTCACTCATATTACTTGTCGCGGACTAGTTTGATTGATTTCTACGTCCACACTCACTTATTTTAATTAATCTGGTGTTGCAGCTACATGGAGTCCTATGCAGTTTACGCACACGCCTCCTAAATTTCCATACTCTTCTACGGTCGGCCGCGCCTTGCAGATCTACTCTATCAAAATCGTCAACCTCAATCCCAATCTAGACTGGCCCCTCCATGTCTACGGCGTGGTTGCCGCACGAGACTGCTTTGACCACAACCGCAACATTCTCTTCCACGGGTCCGAGGCTAACTGCCAACGAGTCACCCAAGATGTATGTACAGTGTCAATCTAATTTTTGATTAGTCTGTTCCTAATAAGTATAGTAGAATAATGATGATGCTGCTTGCAGGACCCTTTTCTGCACTTGATTGGCCCGTCACGTGCAATTGTGGCCCAAGATCGTGTTATGTTTGAAGTCCAACTAAAAATGAAGTACGGAGCAGAGTCTAAAGATACAGCATTGTTCACTTCCAGCTATAGTTACGCCTTTGACAGGCGGTGTTCCACCATTCTGATCTACAGCCGTTGTTGTATGGCAGAGTTAAGCCTCGAGGGGCTTACTCAAGCAATCCAGGCCACCATTGTTGGTGTTCGCGTCGTCAAAGGAAAGTGGCCTTGTAAGTATGGATGCCGAGTTTCTTGCTCCTTGTCCCCTATTGAAGAGGCTATTGATTCCACGCCGATGGAAGTTGTGCTGCTTGAATCTCGCGGCAAAGAAATGCCTGCACGTTCAGATGGTTACATTCATTTATCAAGGAATGTGGTTTCGGTGGATATACATACTACATTGAAAGTTTGCATACAAGCTTACTCGAATGCTGGTTCCACTCCTCTACAGGGTCATGTGAACTTTCCTGTACAGGAATGCCAAGTAAGCAAGCGGAAATGCTTACTTGGCAACTCTAGGGTGGTGGAGATCATTGTTGCTTGGTCCCTCCTTCCCATGGACGAGCTTGGCTAGTACCGGAGGGATATTGTACCCTGATCGATGTAGAGTGTTGTTGCAGAATTTTGGTgaagcatattttagagtgtagattcactcgttttgctctgtatgtagtccgtttggaatctctagaaaaacttatatttaggaacggagggagtacagctTTAGCAAATTAACAAGTCTAATAACTACTGTACTGAAGCAAATTCTAAAATTAACAAGTCTAGTAACTACTCTACTGAAGCAAATTTACCCTAGCGCCCCCTAATATTATGTATTTGATGCTAATTAGCTAAAGAACAGTGCCAAATTAGTGCTGATTACCCACCACTATCTACCCCTAACCCTAGTGGACGGGGCAGGACGCTTACCCTGGGCG
The window above is part of the Triticum aestivum cultivar Chinese Spring chromosome 2A, IWGSC CS RefSeq v2.1, whole genome shotgun sequence genome. Proteins encoded here:
- the LOC123186784 gene encoding uncharacterized protein; translated protein: MQFTHTPPKFPYSSTVGRALQIYSIKIVNLNPNLDWPLHVYGVVAARDCFDHNRNILFHGSEANCQRVTQDDPFLHLIGPSRAIVAQDRVMFEVQLKMKYGAESKDTALFTSSYSYAFDRRCSTILIYSRCCMAELSLEGLTQAIQATIVGVRVVKGKWPCKYGCRVSCSLSPIEEAIDSTPMEVVLLESRGKEMPARSDGYIHLSRNVVSVDIHTTLKVCIQAYSNAGSTPLQGHVNFPVQECQVSKRKCLLGNSRVVEIIVAWSLLPMDELG